AAGACGTATCAACAGGAATTGAGACAATGAATAAATATCCCATTACGAAAGAGGGCGCTGAGCGTTTACGTGCAGAGCTTGATGATCTTAAAAAAGTACAACGTCCACGCATTGTTGCAGACATTGCAGAAGCCCGTGAACACGGTGACTTAAAAGAGAATGCTGAGTATCATGCTGCCCGTGAAGAGCAAGGCTTTATCGAAGCTCGAATCAGCGATTTTGAAGCACGCCTTTCGAATGCTCAAGTGATCGATATTACGCAGATCGCCAATACCGGTAAGGTGATTTTCGGGGTAACGGTAACGCTTTTTGATGTCAATGAAGAGAAAGAAGTGACCTATCAGATCGTCGGCGATTATGAGGCGGATGTGAAGGCGAATAAACTTTCGATCTCCTCGCCGATTGCTCGTGCGCTTATCGGAAAAGAAGTTGACGATGAGGTTACCATTAAAACCCCAGGTGGTGATAAAATGTATGAGATTTTAGAGGTAGAACACATCTAAAACACCGACAACACCATGAAATAAGGCAGGTCACATGAAGGCGTTATCATTTCACCCCGTAGCGAAATGGATTATCGGGCTCATTTTAGTATTAGGGCTCTTTTTCTTCCATGAATTTATTGTTCCCGCACTCGGCGCAATGATTATCGCATTTGTGACCTGGCAATCCTACAGCGATCTACTGCGTCTCTGTAAGGGGCGCGAACTTGTGGCAGCTAGTGTTGCAACGGTCTTTATCGTCCTTGCAATCGTACTGCCTTTTATTTGGCTCGCGCATTATTCACTCAATGAGATCCAAGGGCTTTTTGAATGGATTACCGCGCTTAACCGAGATGGAAAGCCAACGCCCGATTGGATTCAAAATCTTCCCCTTGTTGGCGATGAATTGAACAAATGGTGGGAGAGCTTTTTAAATCGCCCCAACGGGGTGAACGAGCTCCTTGCCAAAGCGGGGCTTAAAAACATCTTTTCATACAGCATGGTGATCACCAAAGAGATTACCCGTCACTTTGCCGGGCTTGGGTTTACCCTCCTTTTTATGATTATCACGCTCTTTTTCCTCTATAAAGATGGCCGCAGTATCTGTGAGCAGATCGATATTGTCGGTGAGCGGGTATTTCCGGATCGCTGGCATCGCATTTCCCGCATTGTCCCGACGTTGATCAGTTCCACCGTTACCGGCATGGTCGTAATTGCGATCGGTGAGGGGATTGTGTTTGGGTTTGTCTATTATTTTGTCGGCGCACCATCCCCCTTAACGCTTGGGGTGATTACCGGTGTATTTGCCCTTATCCCGGGAGGTGCACCATTATCGATGACGATGGTCTCGCTCTATTTAGTGGGAAGTGGCTCAACGACAAGCGGATTAATTCTCTTTGCATGGGGAACGATTCAGCTTTTTGTAGTGGATAAAACCATTCGCCCACGCCTTGTTGGCGGTGCAGTTAAACTGCCATTTTTGCCCACGATTATGGGACTGGTTGGCGGGGTTAAAACCATGGGCGTGATTGGATTATTTATCGGACCTGTGATTATGGCACTCATTGTGGCGTTATGGCGTGAGTGGGTCCATGAAGAGGATCACCGAATTCCCGAGCCTGAGCCGAAAAAGGCGATTAAAACAAAGCGAAAACCCTCCGCCAAAAGTTAGATGGGGATTCTTTGAATCAGGTGGATAAAAGAAGAGCTAAATTGAGTTGATTTAGCTCTTTTTGTTTATGAATTTAAATGATTAAACGTGTAGTCGCATCGCACTGCATGATAGACTAAGCATTAATTTAGCTGACTTATTTACAAAAAATCACACACTAAAGGCTATGCTAGGATTCTTCACATTATTTAGCTAGAGTTTAGTATTACGCGAGAGGTTTGCGCTATGAATCGACGTTATCTTTCCCTTGGGCTCTCCCTGTTGATGCTCTTTCCGATGTTCCTCCAAGCACAAGATAAGGCAACGGAAGTGGAGCTTGAAGCGAGCCAATTAATTCCTAAAAGCGAAGAGATCTATGCGATCGGCACGCTCTTTCCCTCCTCGGAAATCACCATTCGTCCTGAAATTTCGGGGCGCATTATCGGCATTGATTTTATTGAAGGGCGCAATGTTGCTAAAGACGATGTACTCATTCGATTTGATAAACGCGTTCAGGCGGCGAATGTCGTGGAAGCGGAATCAAAAGTGATGATTGCCCGGCAAAACTATGAGCGTTTTCAAGCGGCAAAAGCCGGAGCTACGGCGCAAATGCGAGATGAAGCCCATGCAACCCTTCTCCAAGCGGAAGCGCGTCTTGAAATTGCCAAAGCCGATCTTGAAAAGATGACCATTCACGCACCTTTTAATGGCACGATGGGACTAAAAAACTTCGATCTAGGCGATTATATCCAAGCGGGCACGAGCCTAGTGACACTCTCAAATACCGATCAGCTCAAGCTTGAGTTTAATATTCCAGAGCGCGTTGCACACATTGCAAAAGTGGGGCAACAGGTGGAATTTTCCATTGATAACTTTCCCCATGAGATGTTTGAGGCAGAGGTGTATGCCGTGAGCCCAAAAATTGAGCAAGAGGGGCGATCGCTAGCGATCCGCGCGCTCTACAATAATACTGATGAGAAATTAATCTCCGGAATGTTCACCCGTCTCGCGCTTAAAATTCCTTATGGATATGATGTGGTGATGGTGCCGGAGGAGGCAATTGTGGCGCAAGAGGGGAAACATTTTCTCTATATTGCCGAACCCATTGCCGGCAATGATAAACAATATAAAGCGCTCATGCGCGAGGTGGAGCTTGGTGAGCGAACTCGTTCACACGTGGAGATTTTAAAAGGGCTTTCCGGTGGGGAGCTTGTGATTCGGGCGGGGCAAATCCGAATTAGCGATGGCGCAACGGTGCAGGAAAATGAACGCTCACGCACGCTTCGCCTTGAGCGATTAGAGACGGCGAATGCGCTGTAGGGAGTTACCATTATGATGTTATCAGAAGTCTCCATTCGTCGCCCGGTCTTTGCGATAGTGATCAATATTGTGCTGATTTTACTCGGCATGATTGCGCTTGATCGTTTGAGCATTCGCGAATATCCCGATATTGATGTGCCGATCATTAGCGTTCGCACCAGTTATTCTGGCGCTAGCCCTGAGATTATCGAAACTCAGGTGACAAAAGCAGTGGAAGATGCGGTCACGAGCATTGAAGGAATCGATTATATTACCTCGATGTCTCGCCGCGGATTTTCTAACGTTAATATCACCTTTAAACCCAATAAAAATATTGAAGAGGCGGCTAATGACGTGCGCGACCGAGTCTCTCGCGCGAAACGCATGCTACCCGAAGAGGTCGATGAGCCGATTATCAGCAAAAGTGATTCTGATGCCGATCCGGTGATGGTGCTCACGCTTTCAAGTGATAATCATAGTGCCATTGAGCTTACTAAAATGGTGGAGCTTGCGATAAAACCGCAACTTGAACTCCTTGAGGGCGTGTCGAGCATTACCATTTGGGGAGAACGTCAGCCGGTGATGCGCGTCTGGCTCGATACCCAAAAGATGGCGGCTTTTGAGATTACGGTGGCCGATATCGAGTCAGCGCTTCGAACGCAAAACGTCGAGATTCCTGCAGGAACGGTGAAGAGCTCCACGCAAGAGTTTTCAGTTGTCGCGCGGACCGATTTAAATAGTGAAGAGGAATTTGGCGATGTCGTCATTAAAACGACAAAACCGGAAAGCTCCAATGTAAACCAGCATATTGTACGCCTTCGCGATGTGGCAAATGTCGAGCTTGGCGGGGTGGAAGAGACCACAAAACCGCGCATGAATGGGAAGCAGGGCGTTGGGATTGCGATTATTAAGCAATCGGTGGCAAATCCTTTAACTCTTTCGAGCGAGGTACGGCGCGTATTACCGGCGCTTCAAGCAAGTCTAGACGATTCGGTTGAGCTTGGGATTAGTTCAGATAACTCCGTCTTTATCAATAAATCGCTTAAATCGGTCTATCAAACCATTGTAGAAGCGCTGATTTTTGTCGGAATTATTATCTTCTTTTTCCTCCGCGATGCGCGGGCGACCATTATTCCCATGATCACGGTGCCGATTGCGCTAGTTGGAACACTCTTTTTAATGTATGTGCTTGGTTATTCGATCAATACGTTGACGATGCTGGCGTTTGTGCTGGCAATTGGGCTCGTGGTCGATGATGCGATTGTAATGCTTGAAAATATTCACCGCCATATTGAAGCGGGAATGCATCCGATTCGCGCCGCCTTTGTGGGTTCAAAAGAGATCGGTTTTGCCATTATTGCAATGACGATTACGCTTGCGGCGGTCTTTTTACCGCTCACTTTTTCAGAGGGGCGAATTGGGCAGCTCTTTGTTGAGTTTGCTATGACGCTGGCACTGGCGGTGATGATTTCAGGTTTTACCGCGCTGACGCTCTCGCCGATGATGTGCTCGCGTCTTTTAAAACCGTCCCATAAACAGGGGAAACTCTCATCTCTGATTGAGCGCTTTTTAACGGGAATTAATCACCTCTATGAAGGGCTGCTTGCGAAAGTTCTTAAGGTGAAAAGCGTGATTGTGATCGTGATGGTGCTCGTATTGGCGGGAACGTACGGGCTCTTTAATCTCCTTCCTCAAGCGCTTTCGCCGATTGAAGATCGCGGGAATATTCGTATTGCAGCAATTTCCCCTGATGGTGCGACGGTTGATTTTACTGACCGCTATTTAAACGAGGTGGAAGATCTCTTAATCAACGAGCCTGAGGCGGAAAATGTCTTTGTGGTGTCGGGCGTTGCATCGGGCGGATTTGGTTCGGTGACGCTCAAAGATTGGGACGAACGTAAAGAGTCGCAGATGGCGATGGTGAGCCGATTAAACCGCGAGTTTCGCGATGTCGCGCTTGGGCTTCGCGTCTTTGCAAGTAACCAACAATCGCTTGGGCAGGATGGGCGCTCAAAAGAGGTTGAGATTGTTATTCGATCGAACGAATCCTTTGAAGTGCTCGACCAAAAGGTTAATAAAATTATGGCGCGTCTGAATCAGATGCCCGAGCTTGTTACGCCAGACAACGATCTTCGCATGAATACGCCACAGCTTGAAGTCTCGGTGGATCGTGAAAAACTTGCGCTCCTTGGCGTTGATGTCAATGTTGTCGGCAAGGCGCTTGAAACGGCGCTCGGTGGCCGTAATATTACCCGCTTTAAAGAGGGCGCTGAGCAGTATGATGTACTTGTGCAAGTAAACCCTGATAAGCGCAGTAAACCGCGGGATATGGAAGATATCTATGTGCGCACTAAGAGTGGCGAGATGGTGCCGTTATCAACGTTTGCCACTATTAAAGAGACCATTGCGCCTCAGGTATTACGCCACTTTAATAAACTCCGTTCGGTGACGATTTCAGCGAACTTAGAAGAGGGGACATCGCAAGGAGAAGGCCTGCGGATGGTTGAAGAGGTAATTCGTGAGGTGATGCCTGATGCGATGCTCGATTACACCGGTTCAGCGCGAGAGCTCATTGATTCTGGTTCGTCGATGTATCTGATGTTTGGGCTTGCGGTGCTCTTTATTTATCTTGTATTAGCGGCGCAATTTGAGTCGTGGATTGACCCCTTTATTATTCTCACCTCGGTGCCCCTTGCTGGATTTGGTGCTCTTGGCGCGCTCTATCTTACGGGGAATTCGCTCAATATCTACAGCCAGATTGGCCTTGTGACGCTTGTTGGGCTCATTACTAAACACGGGATTTTGATCGTTGAATTTGCCAATCAATTGCAAGATGAAGGCAAGGCAAAACTTGAGGCAATCAAAGAGTCGGCGGCCCTTCGTCTGCGCCCCATTTTAATGACAACGGGAGCAATGGTGCTCGGTTCTTTACCGCTTGCACTTGCAACGGGCGCGGGCGCTGAATCCCGCGAAGCAATCGGCTGGGTCATCGTCGGTGGTCTTACACTTGGAACACTTCTGACGCTCTTTGTGGTGCCGGTAGTCTATATGATTATCAATCGCCACAAACGCATCGACTTTTCAGAGTATGAGGTGAGTGAGGAGGTCGTCTAACGTTTCATATAAAAATATATAAGATTAAAAAGCCTACTGAGATAATGTTCTGAGTAGGCTTTTTTAATTGATTTTTAATGGATTAAATATACATCGATGTCAGTTTCAGTCCGAGAGTTTCATCAAGTCCATGCATAATATTCATGCTCTGTACCGCTTGGCCGGCAGCGCCTTTGATGAGATTATCGATCGCGGAAATAACGATCACTTTTTGACGTTCTTCATCAACGCGAATGGCGATATCGCAAAAGTTTGTCCCTTTCACATGACTCAATTCCGGTAATGATTCACGGACGCGCACAAAGGCTTCCCCTTGATAAAAATCTTGATAGAGTTTTAACAGATCGGCCTCGGTTTGATGGGTGTTTAGATCGAGATAAATGGTGGATAAAATTCCACGGTTAATTGGAATAAGGTGGGGCGTAAAGACGATTTCGACAGACTCATCGGCGACATGTGAGAGCTCTTGCTCAATCTCGGGGCGATGGCGATGGGAAAAGACGCCGTACGCTTTAAAACTCTCATTAACCTCGCAAAATAGCGAGGCGGTTTTATTACCTCGACCGGCCCCCGTTGTGCCTGATTTGGAATCGACAATAATCGTTTTTGGATTGACAAGCTTCGCGTTTAAAAGAGGCGCTGCGCCCAAAATGGCGGAGGTTGGAAAACATCCTGGTGAGGCGACAATATCCGATTGTTTAATCTCTTCTCGATAGAGCTCGCAAAGCCCGTAAACCGCCCGATCATTGAGTATTTTTGATTCGTGTTTGACCTTATACCATTTCTCATAGGTTTCAAGATCATCAAAGCGGAAATCTGCCCCAAGGTCGATCACTTTGACATGATGATCGTGCGCCTTTTGCGCAAGGGGTTGTGAAAGCCCGTGAGGGAGCGCCATAAACAGGCAATCGAGCTCATCAATACGGCTCATCAGCGCATCATCAGAGAGTAGGATTTGGCGTCGTCGACCCTGAAAATTTGGATATACCTCTGCAAGATCCATGCCCTCATAAGAGCGCGACGCAAGCATCGTGACCTCAACATTCGGGTGGTTCTCAAGGAGCCATAAAAGCTGAATGCCCGCATAGCCCGTAACGCCAATAATTCCTACTTTGATCATGATTTTATCTGTTCCTTTCTATTTAATCAGGTTGCTAATCTCTCTAAATTTTGGATGCAGAGAGGTTTCTAATAATTCAAATAATAGCGTCTCGACCGAGGTGATCTGCGCGCCGAGTGCCATCATTTTTTTAATGCCAACTTTACGATTTTCCGCTGTGCGTGAGCCGATGCAGTCGGCGACAATTTCAACGCGATAACCCTCTTTTAAGAGATCTTTCACCGTTTGATAGACGCATACATGGGATTCCATACCGGCAACAATGACGCGTTTACGGCCACTTTTTTCAAGCGCCTCGACAAAGGCAGGTTGTAGATAGCCACTAAATTCACGTTTTTCAATCGGCTCACAATAGCCCGTCAATTCACTTTTTAACGGCTCGCAGGTTGGTCCCAATCCTTTTGGATATTGCTCGAGCCATAAAATGGGAATCTCGAGGGTTTTTAAGCCCGAAATCAGCCGATGGGTTTCACGAATAATTGCTTCATTTTGGTCGATCACATTCGCAAGTCGCTCCTGGACATCGACGAGTACAAAAATAGTGTTATTCATTATCGCTCCTCACGCATGTTCGATGCGTTTGATATTTATTGTTATATAAATAGTTTTAGCACTAACCCATCAAAGTAACAAGAGGGCGACGGAAAACCCTCAATTTTAGAGGCGGGAGAGAAGAAAAATTTAGGAGGAGAAAATTTTGCTTCATTTTGAGTAAATGTTCACCAATCCCGTGCAAATTTTTATTAAACTTTTATTAAACTCACGCAAATAGCACTTGAATAATCGCATCATAAATATCGTTAGATTGCATTAAAACAAGTGGTTATCTGCAATAAAAGAGATAAGTGCTCAACTTGTAATCATATGGTAAAAAAAGTTTGACAGAAAAGGCATTACCCCCTAGAATACACATCAGTTCAACGGACATATAGCTCAGTTGGTTAGAGCACAACACTCATAATGTTGGGGTCGGTAGTTCGAATCTACCTATGTCCACCACATAAAACACGGAAGCCCTTGATTTTCAAGGGCTTTTTTGTTGTCCAGCATAAAAATGCCGAAGATTCTGCCGAATATTTTAAAATCCCTCCTCAAATTGATTAGCCGATTGATCCTTTTAAATTTATCCATAAAGTCCATTTTTTTACTTTTATAAGCTCTGATCAAGTATCGATATTGTGTCGATGCGATCGACACATTGTAAAAACGTGTCGATTTTTTTCTATTTTTTAAACATATTATGTTGATGTGCTGATTCCATCAACCTATACTGTATTAAAAATTTAAAAGGAAAAATGATGACTTGGATTGCTGATCAACCCTATAACGATCTTCCTCTATTGCCTCCTAATATAGAGATTGAAACTAAAGAAGTGTTAAAAGCCTGTATTACTGCACGTGCTTCGTTAGCAGAATTAAATCAGGCAGGAAAGCTTTTACCGAACCAAGGGCTTCTTATCAATTTATTGCCCATTTTAGAAGCTCAGGGGAGTTCTGAGATAGAAAATATCGTTACCACTACAGATAAACTCTTTCAGTATGCTGGGGAAGAGAATAGTGCGGATCCTATGACCAAAGAAGCCTTAAATTATCGTCGTGCGCTTTATAATGGATTTATTTCATTAAAAAACGTTCCTCTTTCAAGCCGTACCGCAATCGAAATTTGCAGTACATTAAAAGGCAGTGATATGAACGTGCGGAAGCAATTAGGAACAGCATTGCGCAATAGTACTACCGGTGATGTTATTTATACTCCGCCAGCAGGGGAAGGGACCATTAGAACATTACTGAAAAATTGGGAAGATTTTTTGCATGTTGAAGATGATCTCGATCCGTTAGTTAAGCTTGCCATTTTACATTATCAATTTGAAGCGATTCATCCCTTTATAGATGGAAATGGCCGGACAGGAAGAATCCTCAATATTTTATATTTGATTGAGAAAGAGCTTCTGACTTTACCCATCCTCTATTTGAGCCGTTATATTGTTATGAATAAGCGCAATTATTATCGATTGTTGTTAACGGTTACCGCAAGTGGCGAGTGGGAGTCCTGGATTTTGTTTATGT
The window above is part of the Ignatzschineria sp. RMDPL8A genome. Proteins encoded here:
- the greA gene encoding transcription elongation factor GreA, producing MNKYPITKEGAERLRAELDDLKKVQRPRIVADIAEAREHGDLKENAEYHAAREEQGFIEARISDFEARLSNAQVIDITQIANTGKVIFGVTVTLFDVNEEKEVTYQIVGDYEADVKANKLSISSPIARALIGKEVDDEVTIKTPGGDKMYEILEVEHI
- a CDS encoding AI-2E family transporter; protein product: MKALSFHPVAKWIIGLILVLGLFFFHEFIVPALGAMIIAFVTWQSYSDLLRLCKGRELVAASVATVFIVLAIVLPFIWLAHYSLNEIQGLFEWITALNRDGKPTPDWIQNLPLVGDELNKWWESFLNRPNGVNELLAKAGLKNIFSYSMVITKEITRHFAGLGFTLLFMIITLFFLYKDGRSICEQIDIVGERVFPDRWHRISRIVPTLISSTVTGMVVIAIGEGIVFGFVYYFVGAPSPLTLGVITGVFALIPGGAPLSMTMVSLYLVGSGSTTSGLILFAWGTIQLFVVDKTIRPRLVGGAVKLPFLPTIMGLVGGVKTMGVIGLFIGPVIMALIVALWREWVHEEDHRIPEPEPKKAIKTKRKPSAKS
- a CDS encoding efflux RND transporter periplasmic adaptor subunit, with amino-acid sequence MNRRYLSLGLSLLMLFPMFLQAQDKATEVELEASQLIPKSEEIYAIGTLFPSSEITIRPEISGRIIGIDFIEGRNVAKDDVLIRFDKRVQAANVVEAESKVMIARQNYERFQAAKAGATAQMRDEAHATLLQAEARLEIAKADLEKMTIHAPFNGTMGLKNFDLGDYIQAGTSLVTLSNTDQLKLEFNIPERVAHIAKVGQQVEFSIDNFPHEMFEAEVYAVSPKIEQEGRSLAIRALYNNTDEKLISGMFTRLALKIPYGYDVVMVPEEAIVAQEGKHFLYIAEPIAGNDKQYKALMREVELGERTRSHVEILKGLSGGELVIRAGQIRISDGATVQENERSRTLRLERLETANAL
- a CDS encoding efflux RND transporter permease subunit — protein: MMLSEVSIRRPVFAIVINIVLILLGMIALDRLSIREYPDIDVPIISVRTSYSGASPEIIETQVTKAVEDAVTSIEGIDYITSMSRRGFSNVNITFKPNKNIEEAANDVRDRVSRAKRMLPEEVDEPIISKSDSDADPVMVLTLSSDNHSAIELTKMVELAIKPQLELLEGVSSITIWGERQPVMRVWLDTQKMAAFEITVADIESALRTQNVEIPAGTVKSSTQEFSVVARTDLNSEEEFGDVVIKTTKPESSNVNQHIVRLRDVANVELGGVEETTKPRMNGKQGVGIAIIKQSVANPLTLSSEVRRVLPALQASLDDSVELGISSDNSVFINKSLKSVYQTIVEALIFVGIIIFFFLRDARATIIPMITVPIALVGTLFLMYVLGYSINTLTMLAFVLAIGLVVDDAIVMLENIHRHIEAGMHPIRAAFVGSKEIGFAIIAMTITLAAVFLPLTFSEGRIGQLFVEFAMTLALAVMISGFTALTLSPMMCSRLLKPSHKQGKLSSLIERFLTGINHLYEGLLAKVLKVKSVIVIVMVLVLAGTYGLFNLLPQALSPIEDRGNIRIAAISPDGATVDFTDRYLNEVEDLLINEPEAENVFVVSGVASGGFGSVTLKDWDERKESQMAMVSRLNREFRDVALGLRVFASNQQSLGQDGRSKEVEIVIRSNESFEVLDQKVNKIMARLNQMPELVTPDNDLRMNTPQLEVSVDREKLALLGVDVNVVGKALETALGGRNITRFKEGAEQYDVLVQVNPDKRSKPRDMEDIYVRTKSGEMVPLSTFATIKETIAPQVLRHFNKLRSVTISANLEEGTSQGEGLRMVEEVIREVMPDAMLDYTGSARELIDSGSSMYLMFGLAVLFIYLVLAAQFESWIDPFIILTSVPLAGFGALGALYLTGNSLNIYSQIGLVTLVGLITKHGILIVEFANQLQDEGKAKLEAIKESAALRLRPILMTTGAMVLGSLPLALATGAGAESREAIGWVIVGGLTLGTLLTLFVVPVVYMIINRHKRIDFSEYEVSEEVV
- the argC gene encoding N-acetyl-gamma-glutamyl-phosphate reductase → MIKVGIIGVTGYAGIQLLWLLENHPNVEVTMLASRSYEGMDLAEVYPNFQGRRRQILLSDDALMSRIDELDCLFMALPHGLSQPLAQKAHDHHVKVIDLGADFRFDDLETYEKWYKVKHESKILNDRAVYGLCELYREEIKQSDIVASPGCFPTSAILGAAPLLNAKLVNPKTIIVDSKSGTTGAGRGNKTASLFCEVNESFKAYGVFSHRHRPEIEQELSHVADESVEIVFTPHLIPINRGILSTIYLDLNTHQTEADLLKLYQDFYQGEAFVRVRESLPELSHVKGTNFCDIAIRVDEERQKVIVISAIDNLIKGAAGQAVQSMNIMHGLDETLGLKLTSMYI
- a CDS encoding hydrolase, producing MNNTIFVLVDVQERLANVIDQNEAIIRETHRLISGLKTLEIPILWLEQYPKGLGPTCEPLKSELTGYCEPIEKREFSGYLQPAFVEALEKSGRKRVIVAGMESHVCVYQTVKDLLKEGYRVEIVADCIGSRTAENRKVGIKKMMALGAQITSVETLLFELLETSLHPKFREISNLIK
- a CDS encoding Fic family protein — its product is MTWIADQPYNDLPLLPPNIEIETKEVLKACITARASLAELNQAGKLLPNQGLLINLLPILEAQGSSEIENIVTTTDKLFQYAGEENSADPMTKEALNYRRALYNGFISLKNVPLSSRTAIEICSTLKGSDMNVRKQLGTALRNSTTGDVIYTPPAGEGTIRTLLKNWEDFLHVEDDLDPLVKLAILHYQFEAIHPFIDGNGRTGRILNILYLIEKELLTLPILYLSRYIVMNKRNYYRLLLTVTASGEWESWILFMLKAIEETSTWTKNKIASITTLIEETAQHIREKEPKIYSYELVNILFEQPYCRIANLVEKDIAKRQTASNYLQKLCDIGVLTEHTEGREKMFINNKLIELMRG